Proteins encoded within one genomic window of Kibdelosporangium phytohabitans:
- a CDS encoding carboxyl transferase domain-containing protein, translating to MFSRVAIVNRGEAAMRLIHAVRDLAAESATPIETIALHTDVDRTATFVREADVAYDLGPAASRPYLDLKVLEQALVETKADAAWVGWGFVAEDPAFAELCDRIGVTFVGPGADAMRKLGDKIGAKLIAEEVGVPVAPWSRGAVETLDAAMVAAAEIGYPLMLKATAGGGGRGIRVITSEAELVDAYERTSQEAARAFGSGVVFLERLVTGARHVEVQVIADGQGTAWALGVRDCSVQRRNQKVIEESASPVLNAEQTAELKASAERLAVKVGYRGAATVEFLYHPGDKLFAFLEVNTRLQVEHPITEATTGFDLVRAQLHVASGGRLEGRPPVERGHAIEARLNAEDPDRDFAPSPGRIARLDLPAGPGIRVDTGVSEGDTIPADFDSMIAKIIAYGRDRDEALGRLRRAMTETTVIIEGGATNKSFVLDLLAQPEVIDASADTGWIDRVRGEGRLVSHQHSSVALIAAAIEAYEDEERAERQRLLSTAFGGRPQVQHESGRPLDLKLRGVGYRVRVARVGAHRFRVGLEAGEDVRAADVELERFDQHTGRITVNGARYRVLTATHGPIHLVEVDGVTHRVSRDEGGVVRSPAPALVVATPLEVGAEVEAGAPVLVLESMKMETVLRAPFKARLKECAVTVGSQVATGAPLLRLEPIADDDAEDTAGVQAVELDLPPAPDAIPAVRRAARGQEDLRSLLLGFDVDPHDEGRVLDGYVAARRAAAEHGDRPLAEELALIDVFVDLAELSRNRPSGDTVEESHVHSAGEYFHTYLQSLDVERAGLPESFQAKLRKALGHYGVAELERSPQLEAAVFRIFLAQQRASADALVITTLLRSWLQEAPPDETLREPVGLVLERLVAATQVRFPIVSDLARGVVFAWFGQPLFRRNRARVYADVRKHLRYLDEHPSASDRSERIAEMVRSTEPLVRLLGQRLVRDNLDNAVMLEVLTRRYYGNKGLKSVRTSRVADCTFVVAERADSCVVSAAVSFDALGSALDGLAELTVSEDAIDADIYLAWEKQPADSDAMVAALHEVVSAHPLPDQVRRLTATVAGRGGAVMHHHVTFRPSTTGMAEERLIRGLHPYIAQRMQMERLTKFDLTRLPSSDEEVYLFRCVARGNQSDERLTAFTQVRDLTELREQDGRLVALPTAEDAISACLDSIRRARARQSSKTRFNTNRVVVYVWPPSGITREELEMIVKRVLPTTAGAGLEEIQFIARQRDRATGDLFKVAVRLTFDATGGTELTVGEPSDDVIEPLDDYRLKVLRAASRNTVYPYELTDRLGEFTEYDLDDNHALVRVDRPKGRNTAAMVAGVVTTKTKRHPQGVKRVVLLGDPTKSLGALSEPECRRVIAALDLAEQLQVPLEWYTLSSGARISMQSGTENMDWVAAALKRIVEFTQDGGEINIVVVGINVGAQPYWNAEATMLMHTKGILVMTPDSAMVLTGKQALDFSGGVSAEDNFGIGGYDRVMGPNGQAQYWAPNLTAARDVLMSYYEHTYIAPGESAPRRARTSDPVDRDITDFPHTVEGSDFTTVGQIFSAEFNPDRKKPFDIRTVMRALSDQDHPVLERWAGMADADTAAVQDVHIGGIPVCLLGIESRSVPRRGFPPTDGPDSYTAGTLFPRSSKKAARAINAASGNRPLVVLANLSGFDGSPESMRKLQLEYGAEIGRAIVNFRGPIVFCVISRYHGGAFVVFSKKLNPNMTVLALEGSFASVLGGAPAAAVVFAGDVNARTAADLRVRDMEARVAAASGAARAALTVELEELRSSVRTEKLGEVAAEFDRVHDIQRAVEVGSVDAVIRAAELRPKIVEAIEANQS from the coding sequence GTGTTCAGTCGTGTCGCCATTGTCAACCGTGGAGAGGCCGCCATGCGGCTCATCCACGCAGTCCGGGACCTGGCCGCGGAATCCGCGACACCGATCGAGACCATCGCGCTGCACACCGATGTCGATCGCACGGCCACGTTCGTCCGCGAAGCCGACGTCGCCTACGACCTCGGCCCGGCCGCGTCGCGGCCCTACCTCGACCTGAAGGTGCTCGAACAGGCACTGGTCGAGACCAAGGCCGACGCCGCGTGGGTCGGCTGGGGCTTCGTCGCGGAGGACCCGGCGTTCGCCGAGCTCTGCGACCGGATCGGGGTCACCTTCGTCGGCCCGGGCGCCGACGCCATGCGCAAACTCGGCGACAAGATCGGCGCGAAGTTGATCGCCGAGGAGGTCGGCGTGCCGGTCGCGCCGTGGAGCCGCGGCGCGGTGGAGACGCTGGACGCCGCCATGGTCGCGGCGGCCGAGATCGGCTACCCGCTGATGCTCAAGGCGACCGCCGGCGGTGGTGGCCGCGGCATCCGCGTGATCACGAGCGAGGCCGAGCTCGTCGACGCCTACGAGCGCACCAGCCAGGAGGCCGCGCGCGCGTTCGGCAGCGGCGTCGTGTTCCTCGAACGCCTGGTCACGGGCGCGCGCCACGTCGAAGTCCAGGTGATCGCCGACGGCCAGGGCACCGCGTGGGCGCTGGGTGTGCGTGACTGCTCGGTGCAGCGGCGCAACCAGAAGGTCATCGAGGAGTCGGCGTCGCCCGTACTCAACGCTGAGCAGACGGCCGAGCTCAAGGCGTCGGCCGAGCGGCTGGCCGTCAAGGTCGGGTACCGCGGCGCGGCGACCGTCGAGTTCCTCTACCACCCCGGGGACAAGCTGTTCGCGTTCCTCGAGGTCAACACCCGGCTGCAGGTCGAGCACCCGATCACCGAGGCGACGACCGGGTTCGACCTGGTCAGGGCCCAGCTGCACGTGGCGTCCGGCGGCAGGCTGGAAGGCCGCCCGCCGGTGGAGCGCGGGCACGCCATCGAAGCGCGTCTCAACGCCGAGGACCCCGACCGCGACTTCGCGCCGTCACCCGGCCGGATCGCGCGGCTCGACCTCCCGGCGGGCCCGGGCATCCGCGTGGACACCGGTGTCAGCGAAGGCGACACCATCCCCGCCGACTTCGACTCGATGATCGCCAAGATCATCGCCTACGGCCGCGACCGCGACGAGGCACTGGGCAGGCTGCGCCGGGCGATGACCGAGACCACGGTCATCATCGAGGGCGGCGCGACCAACAAGAGCTTCGTGCTCGACCTGCTCGCCCAGCCCGAGGTGATCGACGCCAGCGCGGACACCGGCTGGATCGACCGCGTCCGCGGCGAGGGCAGGCTCGTGTCCCACCAGCACTCCTCCGTCGCGCTGATCGCCGCCGCGATCGAGGCGTACGAGGACGAGGAGCGCGCCGAGCGACAGCGCCTGCTGTCCACCGCGTTCGGCGGACGCCCCCAGGTGCAGCACGAAAGCGGCCGTCCGCTGGACCTGAAACTGCGCGGTGTCGGCTACCGCGTGCGTGTCGCGCGGGTCGGTGCGCACCGGTTCCGCGTCGGCCTCGAAGCGGGCGAGGACGTCCGCGCCGCCGACGTGGAGCTCGAACGCTTCGACCAGCACACCGGCCGGATCACCGTCAACGGCGCGCGCTACCGCGTGCTGACGGCCACGCACGGCCCGATCCACCTGGTCGAGGTGGACGGCGTGACCCACCGCGTCAGCCGGGACGAAGGCGGCGTCGTGCGTTCGCCCGCGCCCGCGCTGGTCGTCGCCACGCCGCTGGAGGTCGGTGCCGAGGTCGAGGCGGGCGCGCCCGTGCTCGTCCTGGAGAGCATGAAGATGGAAACAGTGCTGCGCGCGCCGTTCAAGGCACGGCTGAAGGAATGCGCCGTGACCGTCGGCAGCCAGGTCGCCACCGGCGCCCCGCTGCTGCGGCTCGAGCCGATCGCCGACGACGACGCCGAGGACACCGCGGGCGTCCAGGCCGTCGAACTGGACCTGCCCCCCGCGCCCGACGCGATCCCGGCTGTGCGGCGGGCCGCGCGCGGCCAGGAAGACCTTCGCAGCCTGTTGCTGGGCTTCGACGTCGACCCGCACGACGAGGGCCGCGTGCTCGACGGCTACGTCGCCGCGCGGCGCGCCGCCGCCGAGCACGGCGACCGGCCGCTGGCCGAGGAACTCGCGCTGATCGACGTGTTCGTCGACCTCGCCGAGCTGAGCCGCAACCGGCCAAGTGGCGACACGGTCGAGGAAAGCCACGTGCACAGCGCGGGCGAGTACTTCCACACGTACCTGCAGAGCCTCGACGTCGAGCGGGCCGGGCTGCCGGAGTCGTTCCAGGCCAAGCTCCGCAAGGCGCTCGGCCACTACGGCGTCGCCGAGCTGGAGCGCTCGCCGCAACTCGAGGCCGCGGTGTTCCGCATCTTCCTGGCCCAGCAGCGCGCGTCCGCCGACGCGCTGGTCATCACGACCTTGCTGCGTTCCTGGCTGCAGGAGGCCCCGCCGGACGAGACGCTGCGCGAACCGGTCGGTCTGGTGCTGGAACGGCTGGTCGCCGCGACGCAGGTCCGTTTCCCGATCGTGTCCGACCTCGCGCGTGGCGTGGTGTTCGCGTGGTTCGGCCAGCCGCTGTTCCGCCGCAACCGCGCCCGCGTGTACGCCGACGTCCGCAAACACCTGCGGTACCTGGACGAGCACCCCAGCGCGTCGGACCGCTCCGAGCGGATCGCCGAGATGGTCCGCAGCACCGAGCCGTTGGTGCGGCTGCTCGGCCAGCGGCTCGTCCGGGACAACCTGGACAACGCGGTCATGCTGGAAGTCCTGACCCGCCGGTACTACGGCAACAAGGGCCTCAAGAGCGTCCGCACGAGCCGTGTCGCGGACTGCACGTTCGTGGTCGCCGAGCGCGCGGACTCGTGCGTGGTGTCCGCCGCGGTCAGCTTCGACGCCCTCGGCAGCGCGCTCGACGGCCTCGCTGAGCTGACGGTCAGCGAGGACGCCATCGACGCCGACATCTACCTGGCATGGGAGAAGCAGCCGGCCGACTCGGACGCGATGGTGGCCGCGCTGCACGAGGTGGTCAGCGCGCACCCGTTGCCCGACCAGGTCCGCAGGCTCACCGCGACCGTCGCGGGCCGTGGTGGCGCGGTCATGCACCACCACGTCACGTTCCGCCCGTCGACCACCGGCATGGCCGAGGAACGGCTGATCCGCGGGCTGCACCCGTACATCGCGCAGCGGATGCAGATGGAGCGGCTCACCAAGTTCGACCTGACCCGCCTGCCGTCGTCGGACGAGGAGGTCTACCTCTTCCGGTGCGTGGCCCGGGGCAACCAGTCCGACGAGCGCCTCACGGCGTTCACGCAGGTGCGTGACCTGACCGAGCTGCGCGAGCAGGACGGCAGGCTTGTCGCGTTGCCCACGGCCGAGGACGCCATCTCCGCGTGCCTGGACTCGATCCGCCGCGCGCGGGCACGGCAGTCGTCCAAGACGCGGTTCAACACCAACCGGGTCGTGGTCTACGTCTGGCCGCCGAGCGGCATCACCCGCGAAGAGCTGGAGATGATCGTCAAGCGCGTGCTGCCGACGACCGCGGGCGCCGGGCTGGAGGAGATCCAGTTCATCGCGCGGCAGCGCGACCGGGCGACCGGTGACCTGTTCAAGGTGGCCGTGCGGTTGACGTTCGACGCCACCGGCGGTACCGAGCTCACTGTCGGCGAGCCGTCGGACGACGTGATCGAGCCGCTCGACGACTACCGCCTGAAGGTGTTGCGCGCGGCCAGCCGCAACACCGTGTACCCGTATGAGCTGACCGACAGGCTCGGCGAGTTCACCGAGTACGACCTCGACGACAACCACGCGCTTGTCCGAGTCGACCGTCCGAAGGGACGCAACACGGCGGCGATGGTCGCCGGTGTGGTCACCACGAAGACCAAGCGTCACCCGCAGGGCGTCAAGCGGGTCGTGCTGCTGGGTGACCCGACGAAGTCGCTGGGCGCGTTGTCGGAGCCGGAATGCCGTCGCGTGATCGCCGCGCTGGACCTCGCCGAGCAGCTGCAGGTGCCGTTGGAGTGGTACACGCTGTCCTCGGGCGCGCGGATCTCCATGCAGTCCGGTACCGAGAACATGGACTGGGTCGCCGCGGCGCTCAAGCGGATCGTGGAGTTCACCCAGGACGGCGGCGAGATCAACATCGTGGTCGTCGGCATCAACGTCGGCGCGCAGCCGTACTGGAACGCCGAGGCCACGATGCTCATGCACACCAAGGGAATCCTGGTGATGACACCGGATTCGGCGATGGTGCTGACCGGCAAGCAGGCGCTGGACTTCTCCGGTGGCGTGTCGGCCGAGGACAACTTCGGCATCGGCGGCTACGACCGCGTGATGGGCCCGAACGGCCAGGCGCAGTACTGGGCGCCGAACCTGACGGCCGCGCGGGACGTGCTCATGTCGTACTACGAGCACACGTACATCGCGCCGGGTGAGTCCGCGCCGCGCCGGGCCAGGACCAGCGACCCGGTCGACCGCGACATCACCGACTTCCCGCACACCGTCGAAGGCAGCGACTTCACCACGGTCGGCCAGATCTTCTCGGCCGAGTTCAACCCGGACCGCAAGAAGCCGTTCGACATCCGCACGGTGATGCGCGCACTGTCCGATCAGGACCACCCGGTGCTGGAGCGCTGGGCGGGCATGGCGGACGCGGACACCGCGGCCGTGCAGGACGTGCACATCGGCGGGATCCCGGTGTGCCTGCTGGGAATCGAGTCCCGGTCGGTGCCGCGCCGCGGCTTCCCGCCGACCGACGGCCCGGACTCCTACACCGCGGGCACGCTGTTCCCGCGGTCGTCGAAGAAGGCCGCGCGGGCGATCAACGCGGCCAGCGGCAACCGGCCGCTGGTGGTGCTGGCCAACCTGTCGGGCTTCGACGGCTCCCCGGAGTCGATGCGCAAGCTGCAGCTGGAGTACGGCGCCGAGATCGGCCGGGCGATCGTGAACTTCCGCGGCCCGATCGTGTTCTGCGTGATCTCGCGGTACCACGGCGGCGCGTTCGTGGTGTTCTCGAAGAAGCTGAACCCGAACATGACGGTGCTCGCGCTGGAGGGCTCGTTCGCCTCGGTGCTCGGTGGCGCCCCCGCCGCCGCCGTGGTGTTCGCCGGTGACGTCAACGCCCGCACGGCGGCGGACCTGCGCGTACGGGACATGGAGGCACGCGTCGCCGCTGCCTCCGGTGCCGCCCGCGCCGCGCTGACCGTGGAGCTCGAGGAGTTGCGTTCGTCGGTCCGCACGGAGAAGCTCGGTGAAGTGGCCGCCGAGTTCGACCGCGTGCACGACATCCAGCGTGCCGTCGAGGTCGGCTCGGTCGACGCGGTCATCCGCGCCGCGGAACTCCGCCCGAAGATCGTCGAAGCCATCGAGGCCAACCAGAGTTGA
- a CDS encoding glycosyl hydrolase family 18 protein yields the protein MRRLFSLVATVSTAIGLTVATAAPASAAALPAHVFAPYFEAWTGESPAALAQQSGAKHLTMAFLQTATAGSCTAYWNGDPGMPIAASTFGNDIKTIKSRGGDVIPSFGGYTATTTGTEIADSCGNVSQIAAVFQNVITTYDISRIDLDIEADSLNNAAGIDRRNKAIKQVEDWAAANGRTIQFSYTLPTTTQGLAESGLAVLRNAVTNNARVDVVNLMTFDYYDNQPHDMARDTQTAAEGLVRQLGALYPGKTPAQLWAMVGITEMIGIDDFGPAETFTTANAVTVYNWAVAKGINTLSFWALQRDNGNCPGTGGRDDCSGVAQETWQFSRTFAPFTGENPNPGNDFAVTLNPSSGAVNPGAATSAAISTTVTSGTAQTVTFSVAGTPPGVTAAVSPSSVTAGGSATLNISTTTAAPPGSYPLTITATSPAASHTVVYTVTVNGSSPSGGILNAGFESGALTPWSGQGDTVVSTPTHSGTKSLQVNATGSSTGQASQAVTLEPNKSYTLKAWVQGNFAYLGVSGGATASAWTSSSGWKQLSVPFTTGSSGAVTVYVHGWYGQGTVYADDFSIS from the coding sequence ATGAGACGCTTGTTCTCGTTGGTGGCGACCGTGTCCACAGCCATCGGACTCACGGTAGCCACCGCCGCCCCCGCCAGCGCGGCGGCACTACCCGCCCACGTGTTCGCGCCATACTTCGAGGCGTGGACCGGTGAGAGCCCCGCCGCGCTCGCGCAGCAGTCCGGCGCCAAGCACCTGACCATGGCGTTCCTGCAGACCGCGACCGCCGGTTCCTGCACGGCGTACTGGAACGGCGACCCAGGCATGCCCATCGCCGCCAGCACGTTCGGCAACGACATCAAAACCATCAAGTCACGAGGTGGCGACGTCATCCCGTCCTTCGGCGGCTACACGGCCACCACGACGGGCACCGAGATCGCCGACAGCTGCGGCAACGTCAGCCAGATCGCCGCGGTGTTCCAGAACGTCATCACCACCTACGACATCAGCCGGATCGACCTGGACATCGAGGCCGACTCGCTGAACAACGCGGCGGGCATCGACCGCCGCAACAAGGCGATCAAGCAGGTCGAGGACTGGGCAGCGGCCAACGGGCGCACAATCCAGTTCTCCTACACGCTGCCCACCACCACGCAGGGCCTCGCGGAAAGCGGGCTCGCCGTGCTGCGCAACGCCGTCACCAACAACGCGCGCGTGGACGTCGTGAACCTGATGACGTTCGACTACTACGACAACCAGCCGCACGACATGGCCCGTGACACCCAGACCGCCGCCGAAGGCCTGGTGCGCCAACTGGGCGCGCTGTACCCCGGCAAAACCCCGGCGCAGCTGTGGGCGATGGTCGGCATCACCGAGATGATCGGCATCGACGACTTCGGTCCCGCGGAGACCTTCACCACAGCCAACGCCGTCACCGTCTACAACTGGGCGGTGGCCAAGGGAATCAACACCCTGTCGTTCTGGGCGCTGCAGCGTGACAACGGCAACTGCCCCGGCACGGGCGGGCGCGACGACTGTTCCGGTGTGGCACAGGAAACCTGGCAGTTCAGCCGGACCTTCGCGCCGTTCACCGGCGAGAACCCCAACCCGGGCAACGACTTCGCGGTCACGCTGAACCCGTCGTCCGGCGCGGTCAACCCGGGCGCGGCGACCTCGGCGGCGATCAGCACGACCGTCACCTCCGGCACGGCGCAGACCGTGACGTTCTCGGTAGCGGGCACGCCGCCCGGTGTCACGGCGGCCGTCAGCCCGTCTTCGGTGACCGCCGGCGGGTCCGCGACCCTGAACATCTCGACCACAACGGCCGCACCACCAGGTTCATACCCGCTGACGATCACCGCGACCTCGCCCGCCGCGAGCCACACCGTGGTGTACACGGTGACCGTGAACGGAAGCTCGCCGTCCGGCGGCATCCTCAACGCGGGCTTCGAGTCAGGCGCACTGACTCCGTGGTCGGGGCAAGGTGACACGGTCGTCAGCACGCCGACACACTCCGGCACCAAGTCGTTGCAGGTCAACGCGACGGGCTCGTCGACAGGCCAGGCGTCGCAAGCCGTCACCCTTGAGCCGAACAAGAGCTACACGCTGAAAGCCTGGGTGCAGGGCAACTTCGCGTACCTCGGCGTGAGCGGTGGCGCCACCGCGAGCGCGTGGACGTCGTCCAGCGGGTGGAAACAGCTGTCCGTTCCGTTCACCACCGGCTCGTCCGGCGCGGTGACCGTGTACGTGCACGGCTGGTACGGCCAGGGCACGGTCTACGCCGACGACTTCTCCATCAGCTAG
- a CDS encoding ArsR/SmtB family transcription factor, which translates to MVRGSELAELAALLADSTRAEICLALLDGRAWTARELAGHTGMAPSTTTEHLNRLVAGGLLVERRQGRHRYVQLAGPATAQLLEHLSSFTTPAKPTTLRAVTASAALARGRTCYDHFAGRLGVAITDAMTAQGLLDAGNDLSLTRAGRAWLTGDLGIAETDLRTAERPLTRTCLDWTERRSHLAGTAGAQICRRFQENSWTRKVGSSRAVRLTPAGEQALRDLLGIDAAAVVG; encoded by the coding sequence ATGGTGCGTGGATCGGAACTCGCGGAACTGGCGGCCCTGCTCGCCGACAGCACCCGTGCGGAAATCTGCCTGGCCCTGTTGGACGGTCGCGCGTGGACAGCGCGTGAACTGGCCGGCCACACCGGGATGGCACCGTCCACGACGACCGAACACCTCAACCGGCTCGTGGCGGGCGGACTGCTGGTCGAGCGCCGCCAAGGGCGCCACCGCTACGTGCAACTGGCCGGTCCGGCGACGGCGCAACTGCTGGAACACCTCTCGTCCTTCACGACACCGGCGAAACCGACCACGCTGCGTGCCGTGACGGCGTCGGCGGCCCTCGCCCGCGGCCGCACCTGCTACGACCACTTCGCAGGCAGGCTCGGCGTGGCGATCACCGACGCGATGACCGCGCAGGGCCTGCTCGACGCCGGCAACGACCTGTCACTGACCCGTGCCGGACGGGCCTGGCTGACCGGCGATCTGGGGATCGCCGAAACCGACCTGCGCACGGCGGAACGGCCGCTGACCCGAACGTGCCTGGACTGGACCGAACGCCGGTCCCACCTGGCCGGTACGGCAGGAGCCCAGATCTGCCGCCGGTTCCAGGAGAACTCGTGGACCAGGAAGGTCGGCAGCAGCCGCGCTGTCCGCCTGACACCCGCGGGAGAACAAGCCCTGCGGGATCTGCTCGGCATCGACGCGGCCGCGGTCGTCGGCTAG
- a CDS encoding alpha/beta hydrolase has product MRFTLPAALAVGVSTLIAGPTPAAASPPAEQLVWRSCPDEDLAKAGAQCAEVTVPLDYSAPGGRTVKIAISRIKATAGPKRGILLGNPGGPGGAGLGYLLSLRPALGAVADQYDLIGFDPRFLGESQPISCGTPPPPGQPGVRTNPRKDFDSAIESARDLAERCHETNAALLPHASTRNAARDMDAIRAALGAGKLSYFGTSYGADLGAVFTQMFPARADRIVIDSSTDPAASQYELFQRTGRPLERAMDEWAAWVAGHHSTYRLGRTATEVRDTVWRVLKHAGHTPIPVDGNRISAHVVRLMLKQSLHNQEHNPALAALVRDLVAADAGTLTKPGPELAAMLGLLTSPELEASLVGGALFMCGDGGWPAGGWPKNPRTYWHNMQRSRAAEPVFGPYVNGMIAPCAFWKSTPREGGTAIGNNVPVLMLHALRDNNVTYDGALALHRRLAGSRMVTADIRSHGVYGRGAEGLTAVPCADEAVNDYLRGGALPTGDITC; this is encoded by the coding sequence ATGCGGTTCACGTTGCCCGCGGCACTCGCTGTGGGAGTTTCCACCCTGATCGCCGGTCCCACGCCCGCCGCGGCTTCGCCGCCCGCCGAACAGCTCGTCTGGCGGTCCTGTCCGGACGAGGACCTCGCCAAGGCGGGCGCGCAGTGCGCCGAAGTCACTGTGCCCCTAGACTACTCCGCTCCCGGTGGCCGCACGGTCAAGATCGCGATCTCCCGGATCAAGGCCACCGCGGGCCCCAAGCGCGGCATCCTGCTGGGCAACCCGGGCGGGCCGGGTGGCGCCGGGCTCGGCTACCTGCTCTCGCTGCGACCGGCACTGGGCGCAGTCGCCGACCAGTACGACCTGATCGGTTTCGATCCCCGCTTCCTCGGCGAATCGCAGCCGATCAGCTGCGGGACTCCGCCGCCGCCCGGCCAACCGGGGGTGAGAACCAATCCCCGCAAGGACTTCGACAGCGCCATCGAGTCCGCACGCGACTTGGCGGAGCGTTGTCACGAAACCAACGCGGCCCTGTTGCCACACGCCTCCACGCGCAATGCCGCGAGGGACATGGACGCGATCCGTGCCGCGCTGGGTGCGGGGAAACTGTCGTACTTCGGCACGTCCTACGGTGCCGACCTCGGTGCCGTGTTCACGCAGATGTTCCCGGCGCGGGCCGACCGGATCGTGATCGACTCGTCCACCGATCCGGCGGCATCCCAGTACGAACTCTTCCAGCGAACAGGGCGGCCACTGGAACGGGCGATGGACGAATGGGCCGCGTGGGTCGCCGGGCACCACAGCACATACCGTCTCGGTCGTACCGCCACCGAGGTCCGGGACACGGTGTGGCGTGTGCTCAAGCACGCCGGACACACGCCGATCCCGGTGGACGGCAACAGGATAAGCGCGCACGTGGTGCGGCTGATGCTCAAGCAGTCCCTGCACAACCAGGAGCACAACCCGGCGCTCGCCGCGTTGGTGCGTGACCTGGTCGCGGCGGACGCGGGCACGTTGACCAAACCCGGCCCCGAGCTGGCCGCCATGCTCGGCCTGTTGACGTCGCCGGAGCTGGAGGCGAGTCTCGTCGGCGGCGCGCTGTTCATGTGCGGTGACGGTGGCTGGCCCGCGGGCGGCTGGCCGAAGAACCCGCGGACTTACTGGCACAACATGCAGCGCAGCCGTGCTGCCGAGCCGGTCTTCGGGCCGTACGTCAACGGCATGATCGCGCCGTGCGCGTTCTGGAAGTCCACGCCACGCGAAGGCGGCACCGCGATCGGCAACAACGTGCCTGTGCTGATGCTGCACGCGTTGCGGGACAACAACGTCACATACGACGGCGCGCTCGCCCTGCACCGCAGGCTCGCCGGCTCGCGCATGGTGACAGCGGACATCCGGTCGCACGGTGTCTACGGACGCGGCGCTGAAGGCCTCACCGCCGTACCGTGCGCGGATGAGGCCGTCAACGACTACCTGCGTGGTGGCGCGCTGCCCACTGGGGACATCACCTGCTGA